From a region of the Eulemur rufifrons isolate Redbay chromosome 7, OSU_ERuf_1, whole genome shotgun sequence genome:
- the PP2D1 gene encoding protein phosphatase 2C-like domain-containing protein 1: MELNGALRTLWKSREWSRKKSTFDSDEEIPVSFRRKHVRKKKIRPLKSAGNPEEQQVLEQMITLPCSICKNEIHITDIFLHKKEHVALATLGFQWMAGKKPQPLILAVQRQYIISKLLSSFMFNEKILQSINNAFELIWKKEIPAYYKIFHNIDRSSIYSQKINHLLIKGVSICEDRNSTWKADMNDKFTVVNNFGNRPNVCFFGLFDGHHGASAAELTSMELPVLLLHQLSKFDPSYQMTLEEKQIINSFHTVFREEYIAIEDLFSSINKKTRAMRSEYENIHKAFAKAFWRMDRLLRLGRKEVSRVRWSGCSAVTCVLEGSIKSPYPPKNWRKTNNYDRLAESSPSQKMPEIISGILHVANTGNVQAVLCRNGRGFCLTKEHTTRNINERRRVLQNGAGISSHEPYGLLEGQIKTTRGLGFHGNLKLKKFIIPAPQTISVPIDDLCQFLILATNGLWEVLDTKEVTALAMTTFQVYKQIHNSIIRNKSSPANSETNITESESDIHVLFQYKPESKECLSTANSKENSSNSKYSNNFIYNPENIERVPPETTHHVPCSEKETYRPHSINGVPKSEKKSGTKSFYEGAAEYVSHELVNAALEAGSRDNITVMVILLNGSEYQFLM, from the exons AACGTTGTGGAAATCAAGAGAATGGAGTAGGAAAAAATCAACGTTTgattcagatgaggaaattccAGTTTCATTCAGAAGAAAGcatgttagaaagaaaaagataagaccATTGAAAAGTGCTGGAAACCCTGAGGAGCAACAGGTCTTAGAGCAAATGATCACATTACCCTGTTCCATATGCAAGAATGAAATTCACATAACtgatatttttctccataaaaagGAACATGTAGCTCTAGCCACATTGGGTTTCCAGTGGATGGCTGGAAAGAAACCACAGCCCTTAATACTTGCTGTTCAGAGACAGTATATAATTTCTAAACTATTGTCATCCTTTATGTTCAATGAAAAAATCCTACAGAGCATTAATAATGCCTTTGAGCTgatttggaagaaagaaatacCAGCATACTATAAGATTTTTCATAACATTGACAGGAGTTCCATATATTCTCAAAAAATCAATCATCTGTTAATTAAAGGAGTATCCATTTGTGAAGACAGGAATTCTACATGGAAAGCTGACATGAATGATAAATTCACTGTAGTGAATAATTTTGGCAACAGACCCAATGTgtgcttttttggtttgtttgatgGACATCATGGTGCCTCAGCAGCAGAGTTGACATCAATGGAACTCCCAGTTTTACTTCTCCACCAACTTTCCAAATTTGATCCTTCCTACCAAATGACACttgaagagaaacaaataattaaTTCCTTTCATACTGTGTTTAGAGAAGAATACATAGCAATAGAAGACCTCTTTTCTTccataaacaaaaagacaagagCAATGAGGAGTGAGTATGAGAACATACACAAGGCCTTTGCAAAAGCATTTTGGAGAATGGATAGGCTCTTACGTCTTGGAAGGAAAGAAGTGTCCAGGGTTCGATGGAGTGGCTGCTCTGCAGTTACTTGTGTATTAGAAGGCAGCATTAAAAGTCCTTACCCTCCTAAGAATTGGAGGAAAACTAATAACTATGACAGATTGGCAGAGAGCTCTCCTTCTCAGAAGATGCCAGAAATAATTTCTGGAATATTACATGTTGCAAACACTG gtAATGTGCAAGCAGTTTTATGCAGAAATGGGAGAGGTTTTTGCCTAACCAAAGAACACACTACACGAAACATAAATGAAAGACGACGAGTACTTCAGAACGGAGCAGGGATCAGTTCACATGAACCATATGGGCTCCTAGAAGGGCAAATAAAAACCACACGAGGACTTGGATTTCATGGAAATCTCAAACTGAAAAAATTCATAATCCCAGCACCTCAAACTATTTCTGTCCCTATAGATGACTTATGTCAATTCCTCATTTTAGCCACTAATGGTCTTTGGGAAGTTCTGGATACAAAGGAAGTCACTGCACTGGCAATGACAACGTTTCAGGTGTATAAGCAAATACACAATTCTATCATACGAAACAAATCTTCACCAGCAAACAGTGAAACAAACATTACTGAATCAGAAAGTGATATTCACGTATTGTTTCAGTATAAACCTGAATCCAAAGAATGTCTGTCAACTGCAAATTCAAAGGAAAATTCGTCCAATTCAAAATAttctaataatttcatttataatccTGAAAATATAGAAAGAGTTCCACCAGAAACGACTCATCATGTACCTTGCAGTGAGAAAGAAACTTACAGACCACACAGCATAAATGGGGTgccaaaaagtgagaaaaaatcaGGCACTAAGAGTTTCTATGAAGGTGCAGCTGAGTATGTTAGCCATGAACTTGTAAATGCTGCTTTAGAGGCTGGCTCCAGAGACAACATTACAGTTATGGTAATACTTCTCAATGGAAGTGAATATCAGTTTCtgatgtaa